A single region of the Drosophila takahashii strain IR98-3 E-12201 chromosome 2R, DtakHiC1v2, whole genome shotgun sequence genome encodes:
- the LOC123002733 gene encoding uncharacterized protein, translating to MDNLLTTLKGEAFGKIFQDLHVSESCLRVMTWEQLSSIIPKELAGPAIIFFHGLKTWQNAGKLQTSTGNHREIDLPQILAKNEKATLIFKFFAKENRLDSKYRKLLSNIISEYMVINDILPKQPVLDKVAFDITTLFDCEIKETYFIKIKGKKPGGLLYSNWYNFQTKFKESSIRKNKENIPPSQVLTLADEVAVDLDWLKYNIEPREVVLEKWSNTYQWRFDLLKTNISLENVFEDFPILKQSFGYQLIEADFQKAYEGSSHYFDQWDTFKTRFVSAALLKIKDKQSLNILKSFNEQLEETQNLLVLLLMHAVLPPTARIKRSDKLKRLTVEDSRIAFVIWRPTVGEIETYLKEIIELRYLSKTTLQPIICLKGFKPLRHYRVLLVCLKCIL from the exons ATGGATAACCTGCTAACAACTTTGAAAGGCGAAGCCTtcggaaaaatatttcaag ATCTACATGTTTCAGAGTCGTGTCTTCGTGTCATGACTTGGGAACAACTCAGTTCTATTATCCCTAAGGAACTGGCTGGCCCAGCAATCATTTTTTTCCACGGGTTAAAAACTTGGCAAAATGCA gggAAATTACAAACATCGACAGGAAATCATAGAGAg aTTGATTTACCACAAATTCtagcaaaaaacgaaaaagccactttaatttttaaattttttgccaaagaaaatcgtttggactcaaaatatcgaaaattatTAAGTAACATTATTTCGGAATACATGGtaataaatgatattttacCAAAGCAGCCCGTACTAGATAAAGTTGCTTTTGATATTACAACATTGTTCGATTGTGAAATAAAG gaaacttattttataaaaataaaaggaaaaaaaccgGGTGGACTGCTTTACAGCAATTGGTacaattttcaaacaaaatttaaggagTCATCTATTcgcaaaaataaggaaaacatCCCACCTAGCCAAGTACTAACTTTag CTGATGAAGTCGCAGTCGATTTGGATTGGCTTAAATACAATATTGAGCCGAGGGAAGTTGTACTCGAAAAATGGTCTAATACATATCAATGGAGGTTtgatcttttaaaaacaaacatttcattagaaaatgtttttgaagaTTTCCCCATTTTAAAACAGTCATTTGGGTATCAATTG ATCGAAGCTGATTTTCAAAAAGCGTATGAAGGCAGCAGCCATTATTTTGACCAAtgggacacttttaaaacccgttttgtATCAGCAGCTCTTTTGAAAATTAAGGATAAGCAAAgccttaatattttaaagtcgtTTAATGAACAGTTGGAAG aAACTCAAAATCTTTTGGTACTACTGCTGATGCATGCTGTTTTGCCTCCAACGGCAAGGATAAAAAGGAGtgacaaattaaaaaggcTTACAGTAGAGGACTCCAGGATCGCTTTTGTTATTTGGAGACCCACTGTTGGTGAAATAGAAACCTATTTAAAAGAGATTATAGAATTAAGATACCTAAGTAAGACTACTTTGCAACCCATTATTTGTCTAAAAGGTTTCAAGCCCTTACGACATTACAGAGTATTACTTGTATGTCTCAAGTGTATTTTATAA